Proteins encoded by one window of Paraburkholderia terrae:
- the betB gene encoding betaine-aldehyde dehydrogenase: MPGYGLQRLYIGGEYVDATSGVTFDSFDPATGELLAHVQQASEADIDRAVQSAREGQRAWAAMTAMQRSRILRRAVELLRERNDTLAELEMRDTGKPIAETRAVDIVTGADVLEYYAGLATAIEGQQIPLRTESFVYTRREPLGVTAGIGAWNYPIQIACWKSAPALAAGNAMIFKPSEVTPLSAPKLAEIYLEAGVPPGVFNVVQGDGRVGAMLSAHPGIAKISFTGGVETGKKVMSMAGGTSLKEVTMELGGKSPLIVFDDADLDRAADIAVTANFFSAGQVCTNGTRVFVHQSVQQAFEARVIERVKRIRIGKPSDPSTNFGPLASAAQLDKVLGYIESGKKEGARLVSGGARLTDGDYARGQYVQPTVFADCRDDMKIVREEIFGPVMSILTFADEDEVIARANDTIYGLAAGVVTENLSRAHRVIHQLEAGICWINTWGESPAEMPVGGYKQSGVGRENGITTLEHYTRIKSIQVELGKYQPVF, translated from the coding sequence ATGCCCGGATACGGCCTGCAACGTCTCTACATCGGCGGCGAATATGTCGACGCCACGAGCGGCGTCACTTTCGACAGCTTCGATCCCGCCACGGGCGAACTGCTCGCGCATGTCCAGCAAGCCAGCGAAGCCGATATCGACCGCGCCGTGCAATCGGCGCGCGAAGGCCAGCGCGCGTGGGCCGCGATGACGGCCATGCAGCGTTCGCGCATCCTGCGCCGCGCCGTCGAGTTGCTACGCGAGCGCAACGACACGCTCGCCGAACTCGAAATGCGCGACACGGGCAAGCCGATTGCCGAAACCCGCGCCGTCGATATCGTCACGGGCGCCGACGTGCTCGAGTACTACGCTGGCCTTGCGACAGCCATCGAAGGCCAGCAGATTCCGCTGCGCACGGAGTCGTTCGTCTATACGCGGCGCGAGCCGTTGGGCGTGACGGCGGGCATCGGCGCATGGAACTATCCGATCCAGATCGCGTGCTGGAAATCCGCGCCTGCGCTCGCTGCTGGCAACGCGATGATCTTCAAGCCGAGCGAAGTGACGCCGCTGTCCGCGCCGAAGCTCGCGGAAATCTACCTCGAAGCAGGCGTACCGCCCGGCGTGTTCAACGTCGTTCAGGGCGACGGCCGCGTCGGCGCGATGCTGAGCGCCCATCCCGGCATCGCGAAGATTTCGTTCACGGGCGGCGTCGAAACGGGCAAGAAGGTGATGTCGATGGCGGGCGGTACGTCGCTGAAGGAAGTGACGATGGAACTCGGCGGCAAGTCGCCGCTGATCGTGTTCGACGACGCGGACCTCGACCGCGCCGCCGACATCGCCGTCACCGCGAACTTCTTCAGCGCGGGCCAGGTATGCACGAACGGCACGCGCGTGTTCGTGCATCAATCGGTGCAACAGGCCTTTGAAGCACGCGTGATCGAGCGCGTAAAGCGCATTCGGATCGGCAAGCCGTCGGACCCGTCGACCAATTTCGGACCGCTTGCAAGCGCGGCGCAACTGGACAAGGTGCTTGGCTACATCGAAAGCGGAAAGAAAGAAGGCGCGCGGCTCGTGTCGGGCGGCGCACGCCTCACCGACGGCGATTACGCGCGTGGCCAGTATGTGCAGCCGACCGTATTCGCCGATTGCCGCGACGACATGAAGATCGTGCGCGAAGAAATCTTCGGTCCTGTGATGAGCATCCTGACCTTCGCCGACGAAGACGAGGTGATCGCGCGCGCGAACGACACGATCTACGGCCTCGCTGCAGGCGTCGTGACAGAGAACCTGTCGCGCGCGCATCGCGTGATTCACCAGCTCGAAGCGGGCATCTGCTGGATCAACACGTGGGGCGAGTCGCCCGCCGAAATGCCCGTGGGCGGCTACAAGCAATCGGGCGTGGGCCGCGAGAACGGCATCACGACACTCGAGCACTACACGCGCATCAAGTCCATCCAGGTCGAACTGGGCAAATATCAGCCCGTGTTTTGA
- the betI gene encoding transcriptional regulator BetI, translating to MPKVGMREVRRAQLIDATLLTIDQSGLSGTTLASVAQRANISTGIVSHYFGDKDGLLEATMRHILRDLWAATTRRRLAAKPQPRARLRAVVAANFDVSQVSGPVMKTWLAFWSESMHEPSLRRLQRVNTRRLYSNLCAEFAKELPRASARRAASGLAAMIDGLWLRGALSGDPFDTKAALRLANDYIDLLLAQNGS from the coding sequence ATGCCCAAAGTCGGAATGCGCGAAGTGCGTCGCGCGCAACTGATCGACGCCACGCTGCTCACGATCGACCAGTCCGGTCTGTCGGGCACGACGCTCGCTTCCGTCGCGCAGCGCGCGAACATTTCCACGGGCATCGTCAGCCACTATTTCGGCGACAAGGATGGCCTGCTCGAAGCAACCATGCGCCATATCCTGCGCGACCTTTGGGCCGCCACCACGCGCCGCCGCCTCGCCGCGAAGCCGCAGCCGCGCGCGCGTTTGCGCGCCGTCGTCGCAGCGAATTTCGACGTCTCGCAGGTCAGCGGCCCGGTAATGAAGACGTGGCTCGCGTTCTGGTCCGAAAGCATGCACGAGCCGTCCCTGCGCCGTCTGCAACGCGTGAACACGCGGCGTCTCTATTCGAACCTGTGCGCGGAGTTCGCCAAGGAGCTGCCGCGCGCGTCAGCACGGCGGGCCGCCAGTGGTCTTGCCGCGATGATCGACGGCTTGTGGCTGCGCGGCGCGCTCTCCGGCGATCCATTCGATACCAAAGCGGCGCTGCGCCTCGCGAACGACTACATCGACCTGCTGCTCGCGCAAAACGGTTCATAA
- the fdhA gene encoding formaldehyde dehydrogenase, glutathione-independent, with translation MSSNRGVVYLGQGKVEVQSIDYPKMVDPRGRAIGHGVILKVVSTNICGSDQHMVRGRTTAEVGLVLGHEITGEVIEVGRDVETLKIGDLVSVPFNVACGRCQTCKEQHTGVCLNVNPSRAGGAYGYVDMGGWIGGQAEYVLVPYADFNLLKFPDRDRAMEKIRDLTCLSDILPTGYHGAVMAGVKPGSTVYIAGAGPVGMAAAASARLLGAACTIVGDMNEERLAHARAVGFETVNLSKDATLGEQIAQILGKPEVDCAVDCVGFEAHGHGSHGSREEAPATVLNSLMDITKVAGAIGIPGLYVTDDPGATDAAARKGSLSIRFGLGWAKSHSFHTGQTPVMKYNRNLMQAILWDRLPIADIVNVSVISLDNAPDGYRQFDGGAPRKFVLDPHGLLKAA, from the coding sequence ATGAGCAGCAATCGCGGTGTCGTGTATCTGGGCCAGGGCAAGGTCGAAGTGCAGTCGATCGATTACCCGAAGATGGTCGATCCGCGCGGTCGCGCGATCGGTCATGGCGTGATCCTGAAAGTGGTGTCGACCAATATCTGCGGCTCCGACCAGCATATGGTGCGCGGCCGCACGACGGCTGAAGTCGGCCTTGTTCTAGGGCACGAAATCACGGGCGAAGTGATCGAAGTGGGCCGCGACGTCGAGACGCTGAAAATCGGCGATCTGGTCTCCGTGCCGTTCAACGTGGCATGCGGGCGCTGCCAGACCTGCAAGGAGCAGCATACGGGCGTGTGCCTGAACGTGAACCCGTCGCGAGCCGGCGGCGCTTACGGCTACGTCGACATGGGCGGCTGGATCGGCGGCCAGGCAGAATACGTGCTGGTTCCGTATGCGGACTTCAATCTGCTGAAGTTTCCTGACCGCGACCGCGCGATGGAAAAGATTCGCGACCTCACCTGTCTGTCCGACATTCTGCCGACGGGCTATCACGGCGCCGTGATGGCGGGCGTGAAGCCGGGATCGACGGTGTATATCGCGGGCGCGGGCCCCGTCGGCATGGCGGCTGCTGCGTCGGCGCGTTTGCTGGGCGCGGCCTGCACGATTGTCGGCGACATGAACGAAGAGCGGCTCGCGCATGCGCGTGCCGTTGGCTTTGAAACGGTCAATCTGTCGAAGGACGCGACGCTTGGCGAACAGATCGCGCAGATTCTCGGCAAGCCGGAAGTGGATTGCGCGGTGGACTGCGTGGGCTTCGAGGCGCACGGCCACGGCAGCCATGGCTCGCGCGAGGAAGCGCCTGCCACGGTGCTCAATTCGCTGATGGACATCACGAAGGTGGCCGGCGCAATCGGCATTCCCGGTCTTTACGTGACCGACGATCCGGGTGCTACCGATGCAGCAGCGAGGAAGGGCAGTCTGTCGATTCGCTTTGGCCTCGGCTGGGCGAAGTCGCATTCGTTCCACACGGGACAAACGCCCGTGATGAAGTACAACCGCAATCTGATGCAGGCGATTCTGTGGGACCGTTTGCCCATCGCGGATATCGTCAATGTGTCGGTTATTTCGCTCGACAACGCGCCCGATGGCTATCGTCAGTTCGATGGCGGCGCACCGCGCAAGTTCGTGCTCGATCCGCATGGATTGCTGAAGGCTGCATGA
- a CDS encoding TadG family pilus assembly protein, whose product MYVMSRAKQRGSVAVITAVSLVSLLGFAALAIDIGNLLVARNELQNAADAAALAGAPCLYQRSQCSNTTAVEPDWNTATQKASGFATASTSNKVQGTAIKVTQVGSGYWNVTGQPGTLQGVPFTPGVNDLPAIRVTMTKSTANANGSIPVYLAEVVGVSSLSATATATAAVSRPGYVGPGGLFPVAISKCLYDNYWNSSTNSPKLATSTAPISGQTVNQTPSTPYVFQISSTYQANGCEAGQWTTLTTQQNDVPFVRGLIAGQNTDSLGIGSQPGTYIQPGEKNTLYTSVDNCSANGDHSCEYETVPVVNNVATGYQPVVAFACVRILKANNGSKPYILVQMSNQPDKCQAVNSGGVGPNYGAITPPRLVQ is encoded by the coding sequence ATGTACGTGATGAGCAGAGCGAAGCAGCGAGGCTCCGTTGCCGTGATCACGGCAGTGAGTCTGGTGTCGCTGCTGGGGTTCGCGGCACTGGCGATCGATATTGGCAATCTGCTGGTGGCGCGGAACGAATTGCAGAATGCAGCGGACGCTGCAGCCCTTGCGGGCGCACCGTGTCTGTATCAGCGTTCGCAGTGCAGTAACACTACGGCAGTCGAACCTGACTGGAACACTGCGACACAAAAGGCATCCGGCTTTGCCACGGCTTCAACGTCGAACAAGGTTCAGGGGACAGCGATCAAGGTCACGCAGGTCGGCTCAGGCTACTGGAACGTGACGGGTCAGCCGGGCACGCTGCAGGGAGTGCCCTTTACGCCTGGCGTGAATGACTTGCCTGCCATTCGGGTGACGATGACGAAGAGCACTGCTAATGCGAACGGCAGCATACCCGTCTATCTGGCGGAGGTCGTGGGGGTGTCGTCGCTGTCGGCCACTGCGACGGCAACAGCTGCCGTGTCGAGGCCGGGTTACGTCGGTCCCGGTGGTCTCTTTCCCGTCGCGATCTCCAAATGCCTCTACGACAACTACTGGAATTCGTCGACCAACTCGCCGAAGCTGGCCACGAGCACCGCACCTATCAGCGGACAGACAGTGAATCAGACGCCCAGCACGCCGTACGTCTTCCAGATTTCGTCAACGTATCAGGCGAACGGCTGCGAAGCGGGGCAGTGGACGACGCTGACCACTCAGCAAAACGATGTCCCGTTCGTGAGAGGACTGATCGCGGGCCAGAATACGGATTCGCTTGGCATCGGATCACAGCCTGGAACCTACATCCAGCCTGGTGAAAAGAACACGCTCTACACGTCCGTCGACAATTGTAGTGCTAACGGGGACCACTCCTGCGAATACGAAACGGTGCCAGTCGTCAATAACGTCGCGACGGGCTATCAGCCAGTCGTGGCATTCGCATGTGTGCGTATTCTCAAGGCGAATAACGGATCGAAGCCTTACATACTCGTACAGATGAGCAATCAGCCGGATAAATGTCAGGCGGTTAATTCTGGCGGCGTGGGGCCGAACTATGGAGCCATCACACCGCCGCGTCTAGTTCAGTGA
- a CDS encoding TadE/TadG family type IV pilus assembly protein — MLPLLLLVIFSIVEFGVALYDKAMITNASREGARAGVVLRNPKPSKQDVTNVVLAYCQNYLITFGASNTPTVSVPSGVGGTFGTPLTVTVSYQYAGLGLGAMLSAFTGPIVMTATTIMNNE, encoded by the coding sequence GTGCTACCGCTACTGCTGCTGGTCATCTTCAGCATCGTCGAGTTCGGCGTAGCGCTGTACGACAAGGCAATGATCACGAATGCAAGTCGCGAAGGCGCGCGCGCGGGTGTCGTGCTGCGCAATCCGAAGCCGAGCAAACAGGACGTCACCAACGTGGTCCTCGCCTATTGCCAGAACTATCTGATTACGTTCGGCGCGAGCAATACGCCAACGGTCAGTGTTCCCTCCGGCGTGGGCGGTACGTTCGGCACTCCGCTCACGGTTACCGTCTCGTACCAGTACGCAGGGTTGGGCCTGGGCGCAATGCTGTCGGCGTTTACGGGGCCGATCGTCATGACGGCCACCACGATCATGAACAACGAGTGA
- a CDS encoding adenosylcobalamin-dependent ribonucleoside-diphosphate reductase, producing the protein MADTDNEPTQLQQPQPLQQQDKRKTPIAPQQFSLDVLQEKYAKGDEQTADDVYHRVARGVAMAEPEALRPSIEARFVENLQNGALGAGRIMSAAGSGIAATLINCFVQPVGDSIQGVDEQGLPGIYVALLQAAETMRRGGGVGYNFSAIRPHGARVKTTSSSASGPCSYIDVFDASCRTVESAGSRRGAQMAVLDCTHPDLLEFIEAKHSKGRWNNFNVSVAVSDEFMRAVENDEMWQLVHRAEPTPAMRAANDMHKREDGMWVYSERRAKEIFDRIMRSTYDIAEPGIVFISRMNDDNNLRAVETIRATNPCGEQPLPPYGCCNLGPLNLTRFVSDPFAQRHGGTPSFDWDALAQRTRTHVRFLDDVLDVTLWPLPQQYDESRAKRRIGVGFTGLGDTLVMMGLRYNSQEGRDFAVRIARLMRDEAYRASVELARERGAFTLFNAKQYLEEGTFASRLPDDIKDAIRTHGIRNSHLLSIAPTGTVSLAFADNASNGIEPAFSWTYTRMKVMANGSREQFAVEDHAYRLYRELGGDVAHLPDYFVSALEMSARDHLDMMAAVQPYIDTSISKTVNVPADYPFDAFESLYFDAWKSGLKGLATYRPNETLGAVLSVTQEPAATPDDALAEIDLDPLRVAIDHRPRGELPAIIEKVEYLTAAGKKSLYLAVSFIEVTGRVGGEEVTIERPIEFFIPAGQRDESQQWITATMRSLSLAARGGFVARNLQDLRKVSWDRGQVRLGEVQRIDGHHSPRWHDSEVAALAYALQQILHRRGFLDAEGNQVPSRMLARLPLGHTNPNASTADHALSAIEDAAEEQRGAQELRTMHGRKCGNCGANAVIRKDGCDFCTACGEIGACG; encoded by the coding sequence ATGGCTGACACCGACAACGAACCGACGCAACTGCAGCAACCGCAGCCCCTACAACAACAAGACAAACGCAAAACCCCCATCGCGCCGCAGCAATTCTCCCTCGACGTCCTGCAAGAAAAATACGCCAAGGGCGACGAACAAACCGCCGACGACGTCTACCACCGCGTCGCGCGCGGAGTCGCGATGGCCGAGCCCGAAGCCCTGCGCCCCTCAATAGAAGCGCGCTTCGTCGAGAACCTCCAGAACGGCGCACTCGGCGCCGGCCGCATCATGAGCGCCGCAGGCTCAGGCATCGCCGCGACGCTGATCAACTGCTTCGTGCAACCGGTCGGCGACAGCATTCAAGGCGTCGACGAACAGGGCTTGCCCGGCATCTACGTCGCGCTACTGCAAGCCGCCGAAACCATGCGCCGCGGTGGCGGCGTCGGCTACAACTTCTCGGCGATCCGTCCGCACGGCGCACGCGTAAAAACGACCAGTTCGTCAGCGTCAGGACCCTGCAGCTATATCGACGTATTCGACGCGTCCTGCCGCACCGTTGAAAGCGCCGGCTCACGGCGCGGCGCGCAAATGGCCGTGCTCGACTGCACGCACCCCGACCTGCTCGAATTCATCGAGGCCAAACATTCGAAAGGCCGCTGGAACAACTTCAATGTGTCCGTCGCCGTCAGCGACGAATTCATGCGAGCCGTCGAGAACGACGAGATGTGGCAACTCGTGCATCGCGCGGAACCGACTCCGGCCATGCGTGCAGCCAACGACATGCATAAGCGCGAAGACGGCATGTGGGTCTACAGCGAACGGCGCGCGAAAGAGATCTTCGATCGCATCATGCGCTCGACCTACGATATCGCAGAGCCGGGTATCGTATTCATCTCGCGCATGAACGACGACAACAACCTGCGCGCCGTCGAAACGATCCGTGCGACAAACCCATGCGGCGAGCAACCACTGCCGCCCTACGGCTGTTGCAACCTCGGCCCGCTGAACCTGACGCGTTTCGTAAGCGATCCGTTCGCGCAGCGGCATGGCGGCACGCCGTCGTTCGACTGGGACGCGCTCGCGCAACGGACGCGCACCCACGTACGCTTTCTCGACGACGTGCTCGACGTGACGCTCTGGCCGCTGCCGCAGCAATACGACGAGTCGCGCGCAAAGCGCCGCATCGGCGTCGGCTTCACAGGACTCGGCGACACGCTCGTGATGATGGGACTGCGCTACAACTCGCAAGAAGGCCGCGATTTCGCGGTGCGCATCGCGCGCCTGATGCGCGACGAAGCGTATCGCGCATCCGTCGAACTCGCGCGCGAGCGCGGCGCGTTTACGCTCTTCAACGCGAAGCAATATCTGGAAGAAGGCACGTTCGCGTCGCGCCTGCCCGATGACATCAAGGACGCCATCCGCACGCACGGCATTCGCAACAGCCATCTGCTCTCCATTGCGCCGACGGGCACGGTCAGCCTGGCGTTCGCGGACAACGCGTCGAACGGTATCGAGCCAGCGTTCTCGTGGACGTACACGCGCATGAAGGTGATGGCGAATGGTAGCCGCGAGCAGTTCGCAGTCGAAGATCATGCGTACCGTCTTTATCGTGAGCTTGGCGGCGATGTCGCCCATCTGCCGGACTATTTCGTCAGCGCGCTCGAAATGTCCGCGCGCGATCATCTGGACATGATGGCGGCCGTGCAACCGTATATCGACACGTCCATTTCGAAAACCGTCAACGTACCCGCCGACTATCCGTTCGACGCTTTCGAAAGCCTCTATTTCGATGCATGGAAAAGCGGCCTGAAAGGTCTTGCAACGTATCGGCCAAACGAAACGCTCGGCGCCGTGCTCAGCGTGACGCAGGAACCCGCCGCCACGCCCGATGATGCCCTCGCGGAAATCGATCTCGACCCGCTGCGCGTTGCAATCGATCATCGACCGAGAGGGGAATTGCCCGCGATCATCGAGAAAGTGGAGTACCTGACGGCTGCCGGCAAGAAGTCGTTGTATCTGGCCGTGTCGTTCATCGAAGTGACGGGACGCGTCGGCGGCGAGGAAGTGACGATCGAACGGCCCATCGAGTTCTTCATTCCCGCCGGTCAGCGCGACGAGTCGCAGCAATGGATCACCGCGACGATGCGCTCGCTGTCGCTCGCCGCGCGCGGCGGTTTTGTCGCGCGCAATTTGCAGGATCTGCGCAAGGTGTCATGGGACCGAGGCCAGGTCAGGCTCGGCGAGGTGCAGCGGATCGACGGACACCATTCGCCGCGCTGGCACGATTCGGAAGTCGCCGCGCTCGCTTACGCGCTTCAGCAGATACTGCATCGGCGCGGCTTTCTCGATGCGGAAGGCAACCAGGTGCCCTCGCGTATGCTCGCACGGCTGCCGCTCGGGCATACGAATCCCAATGCGTCGACGGCAGATCACGCACTCTCGGCAATCGAAGACGCCGCGGAGGAACAGCGCGGCGCTCAGGAACTGCGCACGATGCACGGCCGTAAATGCGGTAATTGCGGCGCAAATGCGGTGATACGCAAGGACGGTTGCGATTTTTGCACGGCGTGTGGGGAAATTGGCGCGTGTGGATAG
- a CDS encoding GlxA family transcriptional regulator has translation MSPDRTASLSHFAFMPLPNFTMIAFTNAIEVLRMANYLSGQTLYRWSVISPDGGPVSASNGLSVDTGPADCVGTPDIVFVCGGIDVQRVTTPEHLSALRRFARAGVALGSLCTGTYALAKSGLLAGYACAIHWENMSALKEEFPDIRFLKELFVIDRDRVTCTGGVAPLDMMLNLIAARVGTPRVTQIAEQFIVEHVRDNNAQQRMPLVARLGSANKSLFEVIALMENNIEEPLSREELARLANMSQRQLQRLFREHLGMTPTHYYLTLRLRRARELLLQTDMSIMHITMACGFQSACHFSKSYRDAFGTAPTRERRKQVAPLAHAVISNSIGGVVVHA, from the coding sequence ATGTCCCCCGATCGAACCGCGTCGTTGTCGCACTTCGCGTTCATGCCGCTGCCCAACTTCACGATGATCGCGTTCACGAATGCGATCGAGGTGCTGCGCATGGCCAACTATCTGAGCGGGCAAACGCTCTACCGCTGGTCGGTCATCAGCCCGGACGGGGGCCCTGTCAGCGCAAGCAACGGTCTGTCTGTGGATACTGGCCCGGCCGATTGCGTGGGTACGCCCGATATCGTGTTCGTATGCGGCGGCATCGACGTGCAACGCGTGACCACGCCCGAGCATCTGTCGGCGCTGCGCCGCTTCGCACGGGCGGGCGTCGCGCTGGGTAGCCTGTGTACGGGCACGTATGCGCTCGCCAAGTCGGGATTACTCGCGGGCTATGCTTGCGCGATTCACTGGGAGAACATGTCGGCGCTCAAGGAAGAGTTTCCCGACATTCGGTTTCTGAAAGAGCTTTTCGTAATCGATCGCGATCGGGTGACTTGCACGGGCGGGGTCGCGCCGCTCGACATGATGCTGAACCTGATTGCCGCGCGCGTCGGCACGCCGCGTGTGACGCAGATTGCCGAGCAGTTCATCGTCGAGCATGTGCGCGACAACAACGCGCAGCAACGGATGCCATTGGTGGCGCGGCTTGGGTCGGCGAACAAGTCGTTGTTCGAAGTCATTGCCTTGATGGAGAACAATATCGAAGAGCCGCTTTCGCGGGAGGAACTCGCGAGGCTTGCGAATATGTCGCAACGGCAGTTGCAGCGGCTGTTCCGTGAGCATCTTGGGATGACGCCGACTCATTACTATCTGACTTTGCGGTTAAGGCGCGCGCGGGAGCTTTTGTTGCAGACTGATATGTCGATCATGCATATCACTATGGCTTGTGGGTTTCAGTCGGCATGTCATTTTAGTAAGAGCTATCGGGATGCGTTTGGTACGGCTCCTACCAGGGAGCGGAGGAAGCAAGTCGCGCCTCTCGCGCATGCGGTGATTAGTAATTCGATTGGTGGGGTTGTTGTGCATGCGTGA
- a CDS encoding serine hydroxymethyltransferase yields the protein MSNANPFFSQTLAERDAAVRKSVLKELERQQSQVELIASENIVSRAVLEAQGSVLTNKYAEGYPGKRYYGGCEFVDEVEALAIERIKKIFNAGFANVQPHSGAQANGAVMLALAKPGDTILGMSLDAGGHLTHGAKPALSGKWFNAVQYGVDRETLRIDYDQVEKLAHEHKPSMIIAGFSAYPRVLDFARFRAIADSVGAKLMVDMAHIAGVIAAGRHPNPIEHAHVVTSTTHKTLRGPRGGFVLTNDEDTAKKINSAVFPGLQGGPLMHVIAGKAVAFGEALEDNFKTYIDNVLANAQALGEVLKEGGVDLVTGGTDNHLLLVDLRPKGLKGTQVEQALERAGITCNKNGIPFDTEKPTVTSGIRLGTPAGTTRGFGVAEFRDIGRLILEVFDALRTHPDGDAATEQRVRREIFALCERFPIY from the coding sequence ATGTCGAACGCCAACCCATTCTTCTCGCAGACCCTCGCCGAGCGCGACGCAGCCGTACGCAAGTCGGTGCTCAAGGAACTCGAACGCCAGCAGTCGCAGGTCGAACTGATTGCGTCGGAAAACATCGTGTCGCGCGCTGTGCTCGAAGCACAAGGCTCGGTGCTGACGAACAAGTACGCGGAAGGCTATCCCGGCAAGCGCTACTACGGCGGCTGTGAGTTCGTCGATGAAGTGGAAGCGCTCGCCATCGAACGGATCAAGAAGATCTTCAACGCAGGTTTTGCCAACGTGCAGCCGCACTCGGGTGCGCAAGCCAATGGTGCCGTGATGCTCGCGCTCGCAAAGCCGGGCGACACGATCCTCGGCATGTCGCTCGACGCAGGCGGCCACCTGACGCACGGCGCGAAGCCCGCGCTGTCCGGTAAGTGGTTCAACGCGGTTCAGTACGGCGTGGATCGCGAAACCTTGCGCATCGATTACGACCAGGTCGAAAAGCTTGCGCACGAGCACAAGCCGTCGATGATCATCGCGGGCTTCTCCGCTTATCCGCGCGTGCTGGATTTTGCGCGCTTCCGTGCGATCGCCGATAGCGTCGGCGCGAAACTGATGGTCGACATGGCGCACATCGCAGGCGTGATCGCGGCAGGCCGTCATCCGAATCCGATCGAACACGCGCATGTCGTGACGTCGACCACGCACAAGACGCTGCGCGGTCCGCGCGGCGGCTTCGTGCTGACCAATGACGAAGACACCGCGAAGAAGATCAACTCGGCCGTGTTCCCCGGTCTGCAAGGCGGTCCGCTGATGCATGTGATCGCGGGCAAGGCCGTCGCATTCGGCGAAGCACTCGAAGACAACTTCAAGACCTATATCGACAACGTGCTGGCGAACGCGCAAGCGCTCGGCGAAGTGTTGAAGGAAGGCGGCGTCGATCTCGTGACGGGCGGCACAGACAACCATCTGCTGCTGGTCGATCTGCGCCCGAAGGGCTTGAAGGGCACGCAGGTCGAACAGGCGCTCGAGCGTGCGGGTATCACGTGCAACAAGAACGGCATTCCGTTCGATACGGAAAAGCCGACGGTCACGTCGGGCATTCGTCTCGGCACGCCGGCGGGCACGACGCGCGGCTTCGGTGTTGCCGAGTTCCGCGATATCGGCCGCCTGATTCTCGAAGTGTTCGACGCGCTGCGCACGCATCCCGATGGCGACGCGGCAACGGAACAGCGCGTGCGCCGCGAGATCTTCGCGCTGTGCGAACGCTTCCCGATCTACTGA
- a CDS encoding dipeptidase, whose protein sequence is MSNLHDSSIIIDGLNISKFDRSVFEDMRKGGVTAVNCTVSVWEDFQKTIDNIAEMKQQIREYSEILTLVRTTDDILRAKKENKTGIIFGFQNSYAFEDNLGYIEVFKELGVNVVQLCYNTQNLVGTGCYEPDGGLSGYGREVIQEMNRVGIMVDLSHVGGKTSSDAIACSKKPVTYSHCCPSGLKEHPRNKSDEQLKEIADANGFVGVTMFAPFLKRGPDATVEDYLEAIDYVINVIGEDKVGIGTDFTQGYSTEFFDWITHDKGRYRRLTNFGKVVNPEGIRTIGEFPNLTAAMEKAGWSESRIKKVMGENWLRVFGEVWNV, encoded by the coding sequence ATGAGCAACCTGCACGACAGCAGCATCATTATCGACGGTCTGAACATATCGAAGTTCGACCGCTCGGTGTTCGAAGACATGAGAAAGGGCGGCGTCACCGCGGTCAACTGTACGGTCTCCGTGTGGGAAGACTTCCAGAAGACCATCGACAACATCGCGGAAATGAAGCAGCAGATCCGCGAGTACAGCGAGATTCTCACGCTGGTGCGCACGACGGACGACATTCTGCGCGCGAAGAAAGAGAACAAGACGGGCATCATCTTCGGCTTCCAGAACTCGTATGCGTTCGAGGACAACCTCGGCTATATCGAGGTGTTCAAGGAACTCGGCGTGAACGTGGTGCAACTTTGCTACAACACGCAGAACCTGGTCGGCACCGGCTGCTATGAGCCGGACGGCGGTCTCTCGGGCTATGGCCGCGAAGTGATTCAGGAAATGAACCGCGTCGGCATCATGGTCGATCTGTCGCATGTGGGCGGCAAGACTTCTTCCGATGCAATCGCCTGCTCGAAGAAACCCGTCACGTATTCGCACTGCTGCCCATCGGGTCTCAAGGAGCATCCGCGCAACAAGAGCGACGAGCAACTGAAAGAGATCGCCGACGCGAACGGCTTCGTCGGCGTGACGATGTTCGCACCGTTCCTCAAGCGTGGCCCGGATGCAACCGTCGAGGACTACCTCGAAGCGATCGACTACGTAATCAACGTAATCGGCGAAGACAAAGTGGGCATCGGCACGGACTTCACGCAAGGCTACTCGACCGAGTTCTTCGACTGGATTACGCACGACAAGGGCCGCTATCGCCGTCTGACGAACTTCGGCAAGGTCGTGAACCCGGAAGGCATTCGCACGATCGGCGAGTTCCCGAACCTGACGGCTGCGATGGAAAAGGCAGGCTGGAGCGAATCGCGCATCAAGAAAGTGATGGGCGAGAACTGGCTGCGCGTGTTCGGTGAAGTCTGGAACGTCTAA